Proteins co-encoded in one Gossypium arboreum isolate Shixiya-1 chromosome 11, ASM2569848v2, whole genome shotgun sequence genomic window:
- the LOC108473932 gene encoding probable inactive leucine-rich repeat receptor-like protein kinase At3g03770 — protein sequence MLLLYMLPMAEGFKHQAFLVLAIILLLINQSEQLESSQTRTLLRVRSLLNYPDILSGWNSTIDFCNTEPTSQVTVVCYEGSITQLHIIGSKGTPLLPKNFSMDSFVKALVKLPELKVLTLVSLGLWGPLPGKILHLSSLEILNMTSNSLYGTIPDELSSITSLQTLILDDNMFSGRLPEWLGLLPVLTVLSLRKNLFNGSLPESFTSLENLRVLALSHNHFYGEVPDLIRLTNLQELDLEDNAFGPRFPQLGNKLVRLVLGKNRFRSGIPSELSSYYQLEWLDLSFNRFVGPFPPSLLSLPSITYLNIADNKLTGMLFEKTSCNVELEFADLSSNLLTGHLPTCLLDSKDRVSLYARNCLATENENQHPFSFCHNEALAVGILPHHKKSKTSKVALAMAISGGIVGGMVLLGLIFMFVRRSNADKTINKPTTRVIAEKATTVYSSKFLSDARYISQTTKLGALGLPAYRTFSLEELEVATNNFHTTAFMGEGSLGQMYRGRLRDGSFVAIRCLKMKKSRSTQSFMHHVELISKLRHRHLVSALGHCFECYLDDSSVSRIFLIFEYVPNGTLRSWISGRDRCSLTWAQRISSAIGIAKGIQFLHTGIVPGVYSNHLKITDILMDQNLVAKISSYNLPLLAEIAGKVGHGTSAPPKDPSTSARVTYDDKVDVYDFGVILLEMILGRPSKSRNQVQVLKNQLEAIMATDDATRRRVADPTVRTSCSDQSLKTMMEICVRCLVKDPAERPSIEDVLWNLQFAAQVQDAWRVDSHSSEGSPISPCEPQHLRVAFR from the exons ATGCTGCTGCTGTATATGCTTCCAATGGCTGAAGGATTCAAGCATCAGGCATTTCTAGTTCTTgctataattttacttttaatcaATCAGTCAGAGCAGCTAGAATCATCCCAGACTCGAACTCTTTTACGAGTTCGATCGCTTCTGAATTATCCTGATATCTTGAGTGGCTGGAATAGCACAATCGACTTCTGCAATACCGAACCAACATCCCAAGTAACCGTGGTGTGCTATGAAGGAAGCATAACTCAGCTGCATATAATTGGTAGTAAAGGAACTCCATTGCTACCTAAAAACTTTTCCATGGATTCGTTTGTAAAAGCACTTGTTAAGCTACCAGAACTGAAAGTTCTTACATTAGTTTCTCTTGGTTTATGGGGACCATTGCCTGGTAAAATTTTGCATTTATCCTCATTGGAAATACTTAACATGACTTCAAATTCGCTATATGGAACCATCCCTGATGAGCTTTCATCTATCACTAGCCTTCAAACTCTCATACTTGATGATAACATGTTCTCCGGTCGGTTACCTGAGTGGCTCGGTTTGTTACCGGTTTTGACAGTTCTTAGTTTGAGAAAGAATTTGTTCAATGGCTCTTTGCCAGAATCATTCACCAGTTTGGAGAATCTTCGAGTTCTTGCACTTTCACATAACCACTTCTATGGGGAAGTCCCTGATCTTATCAGGTTGACAAATCTTCAAGAGCTTGATCTAGAAGATAATGCTTTTGGACCTCGGTTTCCTCAACTTGGCAACAAGTTGGTTCGCCTTGTATTGGGAAAGAACAGGTTTCGATCTGGCATTCCTTCTGAATTGAGTTCATATTACCAACTTGAATGGCTGGACTTGTCATTCAATAGATTTGTTGGGCCATTTCCTCCATCATTGTTATCCCTACCTTCCATTACTTACTTGAATATTGCAGACAACAAGCTCACTGGCATGCTATTTGAAAAGACTTCTTGCAATGTGGAGCTGGAATTTGCAGATTTATCCTCAAATCTATTGACTGGACACTTGCCTACCTGTCTCTTGGATTCTAAAGACCGAGTTTCCCTGTATGCCCGAAATTGCCTGGCAACTGAAAACGAAAACCAACATCCATTTTCCTTCTGTCACAATGAAGCTTTAGCTGTGGGAATCTTACCTCACCATAAGAAGTCCAAAACTTCTAAAGTGGCTCTTGCCATGGCCATAAGTGGAGGAATTGTTGGTGGAATGGTACTTCTTGGTCTCATTTTCATGTTTGTTAGGAGGTCAAATGCGGATAAGACAATCAATAAACCTACTACGAGAGTGATTGCAGAGAAAGCAACTACTGTGTATTCATCAAAGTTTCTATCTGATGCCA GGTATATATCGCAAACAACGAAGCTGGGAGCACTTGGACTTCCAGCTTATAGAACATTTTCACTAGAAGAACTTGAGGTTGCTACAAACAACTTCCACACAACTGCTTTCATGGGTGAAGGTTCTCTAGGGCAG ATGTATAGAGGTAGGCTGAGAGATGGCTCCTTTGTGGCCATTAGATGCCTGAAAATGAAGAAAAGCCGTAGCACTCAAAGCTTTATGCACCATGTAGAGCTCATTTCCAAATTGAGACATCGCCATTTAGTCAGTGCTCTTGGCCATTGCTTTGAATGCTACTTGGATGATTCAAGTGTCAGCAGAATTTTTTTGATCTTTGAATATGTACCAAATGGCACTCTCAGGAGCTGGATATCTG GACGTGACAGATGCTCACTTACATGGGCGCAGCGCATATCATCGGCGATTGGGATAGCAAAGGGCATCCAATTTTTGCACACAGGGATTGTACCTGGTGTGTACTCAAATCATCTGAAAATAACTGATATTCTGATGGACCAGAACCTTGTTGCAAAGATTAGCAGTTACAACCTGCCCCTATTAGCCGAAATTGCAGGAAAG GTAGGCCATGGAACTTCTGCTCCACCCAAGGATCCAAGTACTAGTGCAAG GGTAACGTATGATGATAAGGTCGATGTTTATGATTTTGGAGTGATTTTACTCGAAATGATTCTTGGGAGGCCATCAAAATCCAGGAATCAAGTTCAAGTTCTTAAAAACCAG CTAGAAGCAATCATGGCAACGGATGATGCAACGAGAAGACGTGTAGCAGATCCCACAGTTCGGACATCTTGTTCGGATCAGTCATTGAAAACAATGATGGAAATTTGTGTGAGATGCCTGGTGAAGGACCCTGCAGAGAGACCTTCTATTGAGGATGTGCTGTGGAACTTGCAATTTGCTGCTCAAGTTCAAGATGCATGGCGAGTAGATTCCCATAGCAGTGAAGGATCTCCGATCTCTCCTTGTGAACCCCAACACCTTCGTGTTGCCTTCCGCTAA
- the LOC108470766 gene encoding probable zinc metalloprotease EGY1, chloroplastic, producing MGTLTSFSFNAVNLRFSSSSIFRQRVGVQVFGSRKLNTKLCYLISKEVSREKFLKFRCFSGTNNSNNDADYTQNDGEIKEDSSNTASSTESTVTTASPPEDKAVQEKRTSNELPPSLSSRPPNIAPLGSVYNDFQIDSFKLMELLGPEKVDPADVKLIKDKLFGYSTFWVTKEEPFGDLGEGILFLGNLRGKREDVFAKLQTQLAEIVGDKYNLFMVEEPDSEAPDPRGGPRVSFGLLRKEVSEPGPTTLWQYVIAILLFLLTIGSSVELGIASQINRLPPEVVKYFTDPNAVDPPDMELLYPFVESALPLAYGVLGVLLFHELGHFLAAFPKKVKLSIPFFIPNITLGSFGAITQFKSILPDRSTQVDISLAGPFAGAALSFSMFAVGLLLSSNPDAAGDLVQVPSMLFQGSLLLGLISRATLGYAAMHTATVSIHPLVIAGWCGLTTTAFNMLPVGCLDGGRAVQGAYGKGALVGFGLTTYTLLGLGVIGGPLSLPWGLYVLICQRTPEKPCLNDVTEVGTWRKTAVTVAVFLVVLTLLPVWDELAEELGIGLVSTF from the exons ATGGGAACTCTCACCAGCTTTAGTTTTAACGCCGTGAACTTGAGGTTCAGTTCCAGTTCAATTTTCCGCCAAAGAGTTGGGGTCCAAGTCTTCGGGTCCAGGAAATTGAACACCAAGTTATGTTATTTAATCTCCAAGGAAGTTTCTCGAGAAAAGTTTCTCAAATTTAGGTGTTTTAGCGGcactaataatagtaataatgacgCTGATTACACCCAAAATGATGGAGAGATTAAGGAGGATAGTAGTAATACTGCTTCATCCACGGAATCCACCGTCACGACGGCGTCGCCGCCCGAAGATAAGGCTGTGCAGGAGAAACGCACCAGTAATGAGCTGCCTCCGTCCCTTTCCTCCAGG CCACCAAACATAGCTCCTCTTGGATCAGTCTACAATGATTTCCAAATTGATTCTTTTAAATTGATGGAGCTTCTTGGACCTGAGAAAGTTGATCCTGCTGATGTAAAGCTAATTAAGGACAAGCTTTTTGGCTATTCAACATTTTGGGTGACTAAAGAAGAGCCATTTGGAGACCTTGGTGAGGGCATCCTATTTCTAGGAAATCTAAGAGGGAAGAGAGAAGATGTTTTTGCCAAACTCCAGACTCAACTGGCTGAGATCGTGGGTGATAAATACAATCTTTTCATGGTTGAGGAGCCTGATTCTGAAGCCCCAGACCCGCGTGGTGGACCACGAGTGAGTTTCGGTTTGCTGAGGAAAGAGGTGTCAGAACCTGGACCAACTACACTTTGGCAGTATGTGATAGCTATTTTGCTGTTCCTCCTGACTATAGGCTCCAGTGTGGAGCTAGGTATTGCATCTCAG ATAAACCGACTTCCTCCAGAGGTTGTAAAATACTTTACAGATCCAAATGCAGTTGATCCACCAGATATGGAACTACTATACCCATTTGTAGAGTCAGCATTGCCCCTGGCATATGGTGTTTTGGGTGTTCTTTTATTTCAT GAACTTGGGCATTTTCTGGCTGCTTTTCCAAAGAAAGTAAAACTAAGCATTCCTTTCTTTATTCCAAACATCACTCTTGGAAGCTTTGGAGCAATTACTCAG TTCAAATCTATTCTTCCTGACCGTAGTACCCAAGTTGACATTTCCCTGGCGGGCCCATTTGCTGGTGCTGCACTGTCTTTTTCAATGTTTGCTGTTGGTTTGTTGCTTTCATCAAATCCGGACGCAGCTGGGGATTTGGTGCAGGTTCCTAGCATGCTGTTTCAGGGTTCATTGCTTCTCGGACTCATCAGTAGAGCAACCCTTGGTTATGC GGCAATGCATACTGCTACAGTATCAATTCATCCACTTGTGATTGCAGGATG GTGTGGCTTAACCACGACAGCTTTTAATATGCTTCCTGTGGGGTGTCTTGATGGTGGACGGGCTGTGCAG GGTGCTTATGGAAAGGGCGCACTGGTCGGGTTTGGTCTGACAACATACACACTGCTTGGATTAGGAGTG ATTGGAGGACCTTTATCGCTTCCTTGGGGTCTGTATGTGCTGATATGTCAG AGGACTCCTGAAAAACCCTGCTTAAACGACGTAACCGAGGTTGGAACATGGAGGAAAACAGCGGTTACGGTCGCTGTTTTCCTTGTTGTGTTGACCCTACTTCCTGTATGGGATGAGCTTGCTGAAGAGCTAGGTATAGGCCTTGTAAGTACATTTTGA